In Pirellulales bacterium, one genomic interval encodes:
- a CDS encoding protein kinase, whose translation MSQLKIDEFLNVLRRSSLLPADLLAKVSRRANESKTPVDPRSVAKWLVEKQYISLWQARQLLAGRDRFYLGRYRLIDRIGKGGMGVVFKAQHDVMARTVALKVMARHLLKKPRAVERFNREVKTAAALHHPNIITAFDADRVGNTHFLVMEYVEGSDLNAWLRARGPLPIAAACECAMQAAEGLSHAYAQKMVHRDIKPVNMLVTWNSEKSRPVVKLLDMGLARFVSETQEEGALTRVGQTIGTPDYIAPEAAENFKHADIRADIFSLGCALFRLLTGKLPFPGENTMEKLLARATRDAPVASSLRPEISPELDQVIARMLARDPTARYQTPDEVVQALSPFAASRVGNQGALEFFRTPITATERVSASDLEPDADTSLQEFFRDFSRSPVREESPAPDDAPPAELELQPEPDAAAELELAPLEEVPHTVAPKPASSEKKKPASKSPPPSTGKSAAVTPDKLATADEELAPIGDELELISDEGALTAVVIDDADPFVKKERPTSRARTAKLKPGKSGWDSNLMMVGGGVLLALFIALGVLVWSIFRETGDQALELAENEYRSGAYTQAVHRYDLYLANYPSHTGVGLARVHRGLAQLRQATSGGGDWSKALDTAKQVLSEISREQEFGEASGDLASLLPAIAEGLAQQAREKQDPARVEQSREALALVARWVPKAMQSEQQLTNIDQLLALTTREIDREAALNKAVAEMNDAVGAGETRRAYDVRKQLLKIYPDLQSNAALVEAVTKIVEAEQAAVAYTAAEQPAETAPVESPIVASVSLARTTGAAAPGVEGQVVSALVDGAAYGLDATNGTLLWRQFVGFETRYVPTPLNADAGSDLLLVDGARRELCRVESHTGKPRWRHPLGEPLVADPVLLRDRVLVSTKSGKLIGIQLDTGSAAGSTQIPDELAVAPGIDARQRYAYLPGEHSTLYVISLADGTCAGATYVGHEPGTIRVAPVLASRYVLLVDNHRLNSSVLRVFVGNEHGLELKPVQEVPLEGHVDVAPLVRERWLSVITDRGAIYTFEIGTPDQPTPLTNVATTPPQEGEPLTRYFLAAGNQLFVADDRFTKYDVQAANARLSPRWVNDQHDKFLQPLRAAGNVLFHVRRKEGWPGALVSAVSSSDGKRIWETALAAPLAGGPQVDTAAASVGGMTTTGSIYSLPSARLAGNLVASQPNQHLDLSMPIPDASRLVALANDWTAVGAADEQRVIVFQGGGGDRRPRFVSLPDTLACQPGGIAGGLLAPGKGGQVSFVPAEPGAVAIEPFQPALAAGATIGWLRPTALSETEALLADGSTRLYRLTVESQPAAHLAAAATVEFETPLVTPAAVAGSFAYAVDAKGRLLAFKLPDLAPGEPWNLGGRVAWGPYGAGDHVVLVTEDAQMHCFDSSGQNAWKAPLPHGSLTGEPAAVGDSIVLATVSGVVYRVAADTGESTGRVELGCPLASGPLSVGTNLVVAGHDGTLYVVPQP comes from the coding sequence ATGTCCCAGTTGAAGATCGATGAATTCTTGAACGTGCTGCGGCGCAGCAGCCTGCTGCCGGCCGACCTCTTGGCCAAGGTCTCGCGCCGCGCCAACGAGTCGAAGACTCCCGTCGATCCGCGCAGCGTCGCCAAGTGGCTGGTCGAGAAGCAGTACATTTCGCTCTGGCAGGCCCGGCAACTCCTGGCCGGGCGCGATCGGTTCTACCTGGGGCGTTACCGCTTGATCGACCGTATCGGCAAGGGGGGCATGGGCGTCGTCTTCAAAGCGCAGCACGACGTGATGGCGCGCACCGTGGCCCTGAAGGTGATGGCGCGGCACTTGCTCAAGAAACCGCGCGCCGTCGAACGCTTCAATCGCGAAGTCAAAACCGCGGCCGCGCTCCATCACCCCAATATCATCACCGCCTTCGACGCCGACCGCGTCGGCAATACGCACTTCCTGGTCATGGAGTATGTCGAGGGGAGCGACCTGAATGCCTGGCTGCGGGCCAGAGGCCCCCTGCCCATTGCCGCGGCGTGCGAGTGCGCCATGCAGGCGGCCGAAGGGCTGAGCCACGCCTACGCCCAGAAGATGGTGCATCGCGACATCAAGCCGGTGAACATGCTGGTCACCTGGAACTCGGAAAAATCGCGGCCCGTCGTCAAGCTGCTCGACATGGGGCTGGCGCGCTTCGTCAGCGAGACGCAAGAAGAAGGCGCGCTGACGCGGGTCGGTCAAACGATCGGCACGCCCGACTATATCGCCCCCGAGGCGGCCGAGAACTTCAAGCACGCCGATATCCGCGCCGACATCTTCAGCCTGGGCTGCGCCCTGTTTCGCCTGTTGACGGGCAAGCTCCCCTTCCCGGGCGAGAATACGATGGAAAAGCTGCTCGCGCGGGCGACGCGCGACGCGCCGGTCGCCAGCAGCTTGCGTCCCGAGATTTCGCCCGAGCTCGATCAGGTCATCGCCAGGATGCTGGCGCGCGATCCCACCGCGCGCTATCAAACCCCGGACGAGGTCGTGCAGGCGCTGTCCCCCTTTGCCGCCTCGCGCGTGGGAAATCAGGGGGCGCTCGAATTCTTTCGCACGCCCATCACTGCGACGGAACGCGTCTCGGCCAGCGATCTGGAACCCGATGCCGACACGAGCCTGCAGGAGTTCTTTCGCGACTTTTCCCGCTCGCCGGTACGCGAGGAATCGCCGGCTCCGGACGACGCGCCTCCCGCCGAGCTCGAGCTTCAGCCCGAACCGGACGCTGCCGCCGAGCTCGAATTGGCGCCGCTCGAAGAAGTTCCGCACACGGTTGCCCCCAAACCGGCATCCTCCGAAAAGAAAAAGCCTGCCTCGAAATCGCCACCTCCTTCGACAGGCAAGTCCGCGGCCGTGACACCGGATAAGCTGGCGACGGCCGACGAGGAGTTGGCGCCGATCGGCGATGAGCTCGAATTGATCAGCGACGAAGGCGCTCTCACGGCGGTTGTCATCGACGACGCCGATCCCTTTGTGAAGAAGGAACGCCCCACTTCACGCGCCCGCACGGCGAAGCTCAAGCCGGGCAAATCGGGCTGGGACTCGAACCTGATGATGGTGGGGGGCGGTGTACTGCTCGCGCTGTTCATCGCCTTGGGGGTGCTGGTCTGGTCGATCTTCCGTGAAACGGGGGACCAGGCGCTCGAGCTGGCCGAGAATGAATACCGCAGCGGCGCGTACACCCAGGCGGTCCATCGCTACGACCTCTACCTGGCGAACTATCCCAGCCATACCGGCGTGGGTCTGGCACGAGTCCATCGCGGACTGGCACAACTGCGCCAAGCCACAAGTGGCGGCGGCGACTGGAGCAAGGCGCTCGACACCGCCAAGCAGGTGCTGAGCGAGATCTCGCGCGAGCAGGAGTTCGGCGAAGCCTCGGGCGATCTTGCCTCGCTGCTGCCCGCGATCGCCGAGGGGCTCGCCCAGCAGGCCCGCGAGAAGCAAGATCCCGCCCGGGTCGAGCAATCGCGCGAGGCACTGGCCCTTGTGGCACGCTGGGTGCCCAAGGCCATGCAGTCGGAGCAACAACTGACCAACATCGACCAGTTGCTGGCGCTCACCACGCGTGAAATCGATCGCGAAGCGGCCTTGAACAAGGCCGTGGCCGAGATGAACGACGCCGTGGGCGCCGGCGAGACCCGCCGTGCCTACGACGTTCGCAAGCAGTTGCTGAAAATCTATCCCGATCTCCAATCGAACGCGGCGCTCGTCGAGGCGGTGACGAAGATCGTCGAGGCTGAACAAGCAGCGGTCGCGTATACCGCCGCCGAACAGCCCGCCGAGACCGCTCCCGTGGAATCGCCGATCGTGGCCAGCGTCTCGCTGGCGCGGACGACGGGCGCCGCCGCGCCGGGCGTCGAGGGCCAGGTGGTCAGTGCGCTCGTCGATGGCGCCGCCTATGGGCTCGATGCCACGAATGGAACGCTGCTCTGGCGACAATTCGTTGGCTTCGAGACGCGCTACGTGCCAACTCCGTTGAATGCCGATGCCGGCAGCGATCTGCTGCTCGTCGACGGCGCGCGTCGGGAACTTTGCCGAGTCGAGTCGCACACCGGCAAGCCCCGCTGGCGGCATCCCCTGGGCGAGCCCCTCGTCGCCGATCCCGTGCTGCTGCGCGACCGGGTGCTCGTCAGTACGAAAAGCGGCAAGCTGATCGGCATCCAGCTCGACACGGGCTCCGCCGCCGGATCGACGCAGATTCCCGACGAGCTCGCCGTAGCGCCCGGCATCGATGCGCGACAGCGTTACGCGTACCTCCCCGGCGAACATTCGACCCTGTACGTCATCTCGCTTGCCGACGGCACTTGTGCCGGTGCTACGTATGTCGGGCACGAGCCAGGCACGATTCGGGTCGCGCCGGTGCTCGCCAGCCGCTACGTCCTGCTCGTCGACAACCATCGTCTGAATTCGTCGGTGCTGCGTGTCTTCGTCGGCAACGAGCACGGGCTTGAGCTCAAGCCCGTGCAAGAAGTTCCGCTCGAAGGGCACGTTGACGTCGCGCCACTCGTCCGCGAGCGGTGGTTATCGGTCATCACCGACCGAGGCGCGATCTACACGTTCGAGATCGGCACGCCCGATCAGCCGACTCCGCTCACCAACGTGGCCACGACTCCGCCGCAGGAGGGTGAGCCCCTCACACGCTACTTCCTGGCGGCGGGCAATCAACTCTTCGTGGCCGACGATCGTTTCACGAAGTATGACGTCCAGGCGGCGAACGCCCGGCTCTCTCCTCGCTGGGTGAACGATCAGCACGACAAGTTCCTGCAACCGCTTCGCGCCGCGGGCAACGTGCTCTTCCACGTCCGGCGCAAAGAAGGCTGGCCCGGCGCGCTCGTTTCGGCGGTGAGCTCGAGCGATGGCAAGCGGATCTGGGAAACCGCGCTGGCCGCGCCGTTGGCCGGCGGACCGCAAGTCGACACGGCTGCCGCCTCCGTCGGTGGCATGACCACCACCGGTTCGATCTATAGTCTGCCGAGCGCCAGGCTCGCTGGGAACCTGGTCGCCAGCCAGCCGAATCAACACCTCGATCTCTCGATGCCGATCCCCGATGCGTCGCGGCTGGTCGCACTGGCCAACGACTGGACGGCCGTCGGCGCCGCTGACGAACAGCGGGTGATTGTTTTCCAAGGGGGCGGCGGAGATCGACGCCCCCGCTTCGTCAGCCTGCCCGATACCCTAGCCTGCCAGCCCGGCGGAATCGCGGGGGGCCTCCTCGCGCCGGGCAAAGGTGGTCAGGTGTCGTTCGTGCCGGCCGAACCCGGCGCCGTCGCGATCGAACCCTTTCAACCTGCACTCGCGGCAGGGGCGACGATCGGCTGGCTGCGTCCCACGGCCCTCAGCGAGACTGAGGCCCTGCTCGCCGACGGCAGTACCAGGCTCTACCGCCTGACGGTCGAATCACAGCCGGCGGCGCATCTGGCGGCCGCCGCCACCGTCGAGTTCGAAACACCACTCGTCACTCCCGCGGCAGTCGCCGGATCGTTTGCCTACGCGGTGGATGCGAAAGGCCGGCTTCTAGCCTTCAAATTGCCCGATCTTGCGCCGGGCGAACCATGGAATTTGGGTGGCCGTGTCGCCTGGGGGCCGTACGGCGCGGGGGACCATGTAGTGCTCGTGACCGAGGATGCCCAGATGCACTGCTTCGACTCGTCGGGACAAAACGCCTGGAAGGCCCCCCTGCCCCACGGCAGCCTGACCGGAGAACCTGCCGCCGTAGGCGACAGTATCGTTCTGGCCACCGTGTCCGGCGTGGTCTACCGCGTCGCGGCGGACACCGGCGAATCCACTGGTCGCGTGGAGCTCGGTTGCCCCTTGGCGTCGGGCCCACTTTCGGTGGGTACAAATCTCGTCGTCGCCGGTCACGATGGAACGTTGTACGTCGTGCCGCAGCCGTAG
- a CDS encoding serine/threonine protein kinase → MAQLGISEYRTIVLASGLVTREAVEAAEQALRAAGKIEPTADDLAHQLVEQGVVNRWQAQQMLAGRPRFHLGPYLILDSIGQGGMGQVFRAEHLVMGRMVAVKVLPRHKSTPEAVASFQREIRAQAQLDHENLVRALDAGHDGNVHYLVTEYVPGTDLRRLIRRAGRLSPAMAASIITQVARGLGHAHEKGLLHRDVKPGNVLVTPDGRAKISDLGLVGYFEGDVDDPQTGKIVGTADYLCPEQVLGNVKLTPASDIYSLGCTLYYAVTGKVPFAGGSTRDKARAHVRHVPLKPQLLNPDVDEEFADIILMMMAKDPAQRIATTAEVVERLTPWHDGGVPIAVPSAARGREIPTPPPIGQSPANYTPDQGDTQPSFVIATFLPHELGDDDSISQTSQGTFPMAAATEETQRSMSRIRSTLDHFERQGIPRSVSILIAIAAVVAAVCLAAIVAGY, encoded by the coding sequence ATGGCTCAACTCGGCATCAGCGAATATCGCACGATCGTCCTGGCCAGTGGCCTGGTCACGCGCGAAGCGGTCGAGGCCGCCGAGCAGGCGTTGCGCGCCGCGGGCAAGATAGAGCCCACCGCGGACGATCTGGCTCATCAGCTCGTCGAGCAAGGCGTGGTCAATCGCTGGCAGGCCCAGCAGATGCTCGCCGGCCGCCCGCGGTTTCATCTCGGCCCCTATCTGATTCTCGATTCGATCGGGCAGGGGGGCATGGGGCAGGTCTTCCGCGCCGAGCACCTCGTGATGGGACGCATGGTGGCGGTCAAAGTGCTGCCACGCCATAAGTCGACTCCCGAGGCGGTCGCCAGCTTTCAACGAGAAATCCGCGCCCAGGCGCAGCTCGACCATGAGAATCTCGTGCGAGCGCTCGACGCCGGTCACGATGGCAACGTTCACTACCTGGTGACCGAGTACGTGCCCGGCACCGACTTGCGCCGCTTGATTCGCCGCGCGGGGCGGCTCTCGCCCGCCATGGCCGCCTCGATCATCACGCAGGTGGCGCGCGGTCTGGGACACGCCCACGAAAAGGGGCTCCTCCACCGCGACGTGAAGCCGGGCAACGTGCTCGTGACCCCCGACGGACGGGCGAAAATCTCCGATCTGGGGCTCGTCGGCTACTTCGAGGGAGACGTCGACGATCCGCAGACCGGCAAGATCGTCGGAACGGCAGACTACCTCTGTCCCGAACAGGTCTTGGGAAACGTCAAGCTCACGCCCGCCAGCGATATCTATTCCTTGGGCTGCACCCTCTATTACGCGGTGACGGGCAAGGTGCCGTTCGCCGGAGGATCGACGCGCGACAAGGCTCGCGCCCACGTGCGCCACGTGCCGCTCAAGCCTCAGTTGCTCAATCCCGACGTGGACGAGGAATTCGCCGACATCATCCTGATGATGATGGCCAAGGACCCCGCGCAGCGCATCGCCACCACGGCCGAGGTCGTCGAACGTCTGACGCCCTGGCACGATGGCGGCGTGCCGATCGCGGTTCCTTCGGCCGCGCGCGGGCGAGAGATTCCCACTCCACCCCCCATCGGCCAATCCCCCGCGAACTACACGCCGGACCAAGGAGACACGCAACCGTCGTTCGTCATCGCCACGTTCCTGCCGCACGAGTTAGGAGACGATGACTCCATCAGTCAGACGTCGCAAGGCACGTTTCCCATGGCGGCAGCGACCGAAGAGACGCAACGATCGATGTCCCGCATTCGCTCGACGCTTGATCATTTCGAACGGCAGGGCATCCCGCGCAGTGTGTCGATTTTGATTGCCATCGCCGCCGTCGTGGCGGCCGTCTGCCTGGCTGCCATCGTGGCGGGCTATTGA
- a CDS encoding dihydrodipicolinate synthase family protein gives MPHEMSRFHGVMPPIVTPFQEDGGIHTDALRALVEWYVTAGCHGLWVCGGTGEGVSLTRDERAEMAELVHEFSDDRLRIIFHVAAATTADAVAAAERCQELGIDAICSVPPFFYGKSDAEIITYYRRLAEVTDRPIFLYNLPDASGVPLPLSLVDKIASAVPTVLGIKQSAGVCDYVYELKRWRPDFNVLIGRGETTLPALTLGASGVVCASLCMAPERFVAVYDAFLANDLRRAIDAQAAAGLVKDIYRKFPVIASTKWINGRQIGIDCGEVREPLAKITPEMEEGLVELAVSLDLLEGEGVLPTTGMSRTRPR, from the coding sequence GTGCCACACGAGATGAGCCGTTTTCATGGCGTCATGCCCCCCATCGTGACTCCCTTCCAAGAGGACGGCGGTATCCATACCGATGCCCTGCGGGCGCTCGTCGAGTGGTACGTTACGGCGGGCTGTCACGGTCTCTGGGTCTGCGGTGGCACGGGCGAAGGCGTGAGCCTCACTCGCGACGAACGCGCCGAGATGGCCGAGCTCGTCCACGAGTTTTCCGACGATCGCCTGCGGATCATCTTTCACGTGGCTGCCGCCACGACGGCCGACGCCGTGGCCGCGGCCGAACGCTGCCAGGAGTTGGGCATCGACGCCATCTGCAGCGTGCCCCCTTTCTTCTATGGCAAGAGCGACGCGGAAATCATCACCTACTATCGCCGTTTGGCGGAAGTGACCGATCGGCCGATCTTCCTCTACAACCTCCCCGATGCCAGCGGCGTCCCCCTCCCCCTTTCGCTCGTCGACAAGATCGCCTCGGCCGTGCCGACGGTGCTCGGCATCAAGCAATCGGCCGGTGTGTGCGATTACGTCTACGAACTGAAACGCTGGCGTCCCGACTTCAACGTCTTGATCGGCCGTGGCGAGACGACCTTGCCCGCCCTGACACTGGGGGCGAGCGGCGTCGTGTGCGCCTCGCTCTGCATGGCGCCGGAACGTTTCGTCGCCGTGTACGACGCCTTCCTGGCGAACGACCTGCGCCGTGCGATCGATGCCCAGGCCGCGGCGGGGCTGGTGAAAGACATCTATCGTAAGTTTCCGGTGATCGCCTCGACCAAGTGGATCAACGGCCGGCAGATCGGCATCGATTGTGGCGAGGTCCGCGAGCCGCTGGCGAAGATCACCCCGGAGATGGAAGAAGGGCTGGTCGAACTGGCGGTTTCGCTCGACCTGCTCGAAGGCGAAGGGGTGTTGCCTACGACCGGTATGAGCCGCACGCGTCCGCGCTAG